The following are from one region of the Cloacibacterium normanense genome:
- a CDS encoding ATP-binding protein yields MKTEITYLGHIIRVDSGTIEVEVSNEIPSAAPIINGRLYKIGQIGTFVKIPIGNITIYGIVSSVSNTPSKTDETLLKYSFGSRFLTVQLVGEKVGEDDFEKGIGTYPTINDEVHIVIEKDLFDIYGKKDAGSIEIGKHSSSENLSVYADLHRLILRHCAILGSTGSGKSNTTVSILKSILNGYKGSRIILVDPHGEYSSAFPEAKVLKINDPVNPLFIPFWLMSFDELAYFLVGAKPTDDQKPDYRLFRELVTNLKKENCNLKSGTVNPDFVTSDSPIPFSARKLWYEMNWWLNASFNTTKKDEQILDTTIKEDDGDAENLIGAKFTSHLSTNNNTPPYKSQHQEFYSYEKKILSRLKDSRFDFLFNPGEFKDADSNKDLHHLLNEWIGSDNKLSILDLSGVPFEVLDITVGLITRFVYDSMFWGRNEPYTGKNRPLLLAYEEAHNYLNKNENNSYSKTAVERVFKEGRKFGLGALVISQRPSEISETILAQVGTFIALRLTNSGDQSIVKSSAPDNLNSLIDLLPSLRTGEAIIVGEALKIPSRVRLKLNVPRPTSDDPKLVEKWQQEHPTNEENYKTVVTRIRQQKF; encoded by the coding sequence ATGAAAACCGAGATAACATATTTAGGCCACATTATAAGGGTTGACTCAGGAACAATTGAAGTTGAAGTTTCAAACGAAATACCTTCAGCAGCACCAATAATAAATGGTCGCCTTTATAAAATTGGACAAATCGGAACATTTGTAAAAATTCCGATAGGCAATATTACTATTTATGGTATTGTTTCATCAGTAAGTAATACACCAAGCAAAACAGATGAAACACTTCTAAAATATAGTTTTGGCTCAAGGTTCTTAACCGTTCAACTTGTTGGTGAAAAAGTTGGAGAAGATGATTTTGAAAAAGGTATTGGGACATATCCAACAATCAATGATGAGGTTCACATAGTTATTGAAAAAGACCTGTTTGATATTTATGGTAAAAAAGATGCTGGCTCTATTGAAATCGGCAAACACTCATCTTCTGAAAACTTAAGCGTTTATGCTGATTTACACAGATTAATTTTGAGACACTGTGCAATTTTGGGTTCAACAGGTAGTGGTAAGTCTAATACAACAGTTAGTATTCTCAAATCAATTTTGAATGGCTATAAAGGTTCAAGAATTATTCTTGTTGACCCTCACGGAGAATATTCTTCGGCTTTTCCTGAAGCCAAAGTTCTAAAAATTAATGATCCAGTCAATCCATTATTCATTCCTTTTTGGTTAATGTCCTTTGACGAACTTGCATACTTTTTGGTAGGTGCAAAACCGACAGATGACCAAAAACCAGATTATCGTTTATTTAGAGAATTAGTCACAAATCTCAAAAAGGAAAATTGCAATCTAAAATCGGGTACAGTTAATCCTGACTTTGTTACAAGCGATTCACCAATTCCCTTCAGTGCGAGAAAACTATGGTATGAAATGAATTGGTGGTTAAATGCAAGTTTTAATACAACAAAAAAAGATGAACAAATTTTAGACACAACAATCAAGGAAGATGACGGTGATGCTGAAAATCTAATTGGTGCAAAATTTACTTCGCATCTTTCAACTAACAACAACACACCGCCTTATAAATCTCAGCACCAAGAATTTTACTCTTACGAGAAGAAAATTTTATCAAGGCTTAAAGATTCAAGATTTGATTTCCTTTTTAATCCAGGAGAATTTAAAGATGCCGATTCTAATAAAGATTTACATCATCTATTGAATGAATGGATTGGAAGCGACAATAAACTCTCAATTTTAGATTTAAGTGGAGTTCCTTTTGAAGTTCTTGATATTACAGTTGGACTAATAACAAGATTTGTTTATGATAGTATGTTTTGGGGTCGGAATGAACCATATACAGGGAAAAACAGACCACTACTTTTAGCATATGAAGAAGCTCACAACTATCTGAACAAAAATGAAAATAACAGTTATTCAAAAACTGCAGTTGAAAGAGTATTCAAAGAAGGAAGAAAGTTTGGTTTAGGGGCGTTAGTGATTTCACAAAGACCTTCAGAAATTTCAGAGACAATACTTGCCCAAGTAGGAACTTTCATTGCATTAAGATTAACTAATTCAGGTGACCAATCAATAGTTAAATCTTCAGCACCCGATAACTTAAATAGTTTAATTGATTTACTTCCTTCATTAAGGACAGGAGAAGCAATAATAGTTGGAGAAGCATTAAAAATTCCCTCAAGAGTAAGACTTAAACTAAATGTCCCGAGACCAACAAGTGATGATCCAAAACTTGTTGAAAAATGGCAACAAGAACACCCGACTAATGAAGAAAATTATAAAACCGTAGTTACGAGAATAAGACAACAAAAATTTTAA
- a CDS encoding RagB/SusD family nutrient uptake outer membrane protein: MKTSPFYKLFLCFIGFSMIQNCEKMIEVEEPSNQISSQKVFEDVQTADAALAALYGMLWDNSPVAGDQTGKLMGAYTDDLDYFVASSSTGLPDIYQNTQEETNPQINTYWAKSYQCILTANTILEGIRDTQTLPQKDKNRIKGEALLVRSLVCFYLQQIFGDIPFPSSTDYKINQSIGKTSGNQVLTLLENDVIEAISLLSDDYRNTERIFLNRKAGQLLLAKIYMTQHQWIKAEPVLKDIVTSPLYIYENDLSKVFNKNGKHIIWQLKPKNSGNATKEASAYYFNNTAPTSYALSTSLINVFITSDLRKQNWMAKVQVGQNVWYRADKYKNRTSNTTEYSIVFRIEEAYLLLAETYAQQDKTALALPYLNASRLRAGLSAIQLPISKNDVLNEILLESRKEFFTEMGHRFLDMKRYGILNTLQTVKPNWKTYHALWPIPQKELLLNPNLNPQNEGY, translated from the coding sequence ATGAAAACAAGTCCATTTTATAAATTATTCCTGTGTTTCATAGGATTCAGCATGATTCAGAATTGTGAAAAAATGATAGAAGTAGAAGAACCTTCTAATCAGATTTCTTCACAAAAAGTGTTCGAGGATGTACAAACTGCTGATGCAGCGCTGGCAGCCCTCTACGGAATGTTATGGGACAATTCACCTGTTGCTGGAGACCAAACAGGGAAGTTAATGGGAGCATATACTGATGATTTAGATTATTTTGTTGCATCCTCTTCTACAGGGCTTCCAGACATATACCAAAATACACAGGAAGAAACCAACCCTCAGATAAACACTTATTGGGCTAAATCGTATCAGTGTATATTAACTGCCAATACAATTCTGGAAGGCATTAGAGATACTCAAACATTGCCACAGAAAGATAAAAATAGAATTAAAGGTGAAGCGCTTTTAGTAAGGTCATTGGTATGTTTCTATTTGCAGCAAATATTTGGAGACATCCCATTCCCAAGCAGTACAGATTATAAAATAAATCAGTCAATAGGAAAGACTTCAGGCAATCAAGTGCTTACACTCTTAGAAAACGATGTCATAGAAGCCATAAGTTTGTTGTCAGATGATTACAGAAACACAGAAAGAATTTTCTTAAACCGAAAAGCAGGTCAATTGCTGTTGGCTAAAATTTACATGACCCAGCATCAGTGGATAAAAGCAGAACCTGTTTTGAAAGACATTGTTACAAGTCCATTGTACATTTATGAAAATGACCTTTCCAAAGTATTTAATAAGAATGGCAAACACATCATTTGGCAACTTAAACCTAAGAATAGCGGGAATGCAACGAAAGAAGCTTCTGCCTATTATTTCAATAATACTGCTCCCACATCATACGCATTGTCTACTAGTTTAATCAATGTCTTTATCACTTCAGATTTGCGCAAACAAAACTGGATGGCAAAAGTACAGGTAGGACAGAATGTGTGGTATAGAGCAGACAAGTATAAAAATAGAACATCTAATACCACAGAATATTCCATTGTCTTTAGGATAGAAGAAGCGTATTTGCTTTTAGCTGAAACCTATGCTCAACAAGACAAAACAGCATTGGCGTTGCCTTATCTTAATGCCTCAAGACTTAGAGCAGGTTTATCAGCGATTCAATTACCCATTTCAAAAAATGATGTACTGAATGAGATTTTATTGGAATCGCGAAAAGAGTTTTTTACAGAAATGGGGCATCGTTTCCTGGATATGAAACGCTATGGTATATTGAATACTCTTCAAACGGTGAAGCCTAATTGGAAAACCTATCATGCGTTATGGCCAATCCCTCAAAAAGAACTTTTGTTAAACCCGAATTTAAATCCACAAAATGAGGGCTATTAA
- a CDS encoding SIR2 family protein, with translation MEKINLIREVRELKTHLSYSKNIGFFFGAGTSCALKIPNVEQLTKGIEAELKDENKANFIAIKEDLKTIITDRNVNIEDILNHIRRIREITGEVKTKSYQGVTGDSAKTLDVEICKIIYQIIAAKESVADISQTKKFFAWLSMLNRDFSKEIFTTNYDLIIEKSLEASQIPYFDGFVGSYEPFFWQESIDQFVSRNDLTQNWIRLWKIHGSLSWFWKIDPATKAQKIIRQGKIEKIEDEKNELVIYPSKEKYDSSKKQPFIAYFDRLKNYLLSGELLFIFSGYSFSDQHINEIIFNCLRQNNRLTALVFFFQDAEVENLHKLTSSYMNLIVFGPTKAIVNGNLGEWQYSADDLKPNEKSETYWNSETNKFKLSDFNELVNFLVSNSGKREAIENITK, from the coding sequence ATGGAAAAAATAAACTTAATAAGAGAAGTAAGAGAACTGAAAACACATTTATCCTATTCCAAAAACATAGGATTCTTTTTTGGTGCAGGGACTTCTTGTGCATTAAAAATTCCAAACGTTGAACAATTGACAAAAGGGATTGAAGCGGAACTAAAAGACGAGAATAAAGCCAACTTTATTGCAATTAAGGAAGACTTAAAAACAATCATAACAGACCGCAATGTCAATATTGAAGATATCCTTAATCATATTAGAAGAATTAGAGAAATTACGGGAGAAGTCAAGACTAAAAGTTATCAAGGTGTCACAGGAGATTCTGCAAAAACCTTAGATGTTGAAATTTGTAAGATAATTTATCAAATCATTGCCGCAAAAGAATCGGTTGCAGATATAAGTCAAACAAAAAAGTTCTTTGCTTGGCTAAGTATGCTTAATAGAGATTTTTCAAAAGAAATATTCACAACAAATTATGACCTAATAATTGAGAAATCTTTGGAAGCAAGCCAAATACCATACTTTGACGGGTTTGTTGGCTCATATGAACCATTCTTTTGGCAAGAAAGTATTGACCAATTTGTCTCCAGAAATGACCTGACTCAAAATTGGATTAGACTTTGGAAAATTCACGGCTCATTGAGTTGGTTTTGGAAAATTGACCCAGCAACAAAAGCACAAAAAATCATACGACAAGGAAAAATTGAAAAAATAGAAGATGAAAAGAATGAATTAGTAATTTATCCTTCAAAAGAAAAATACGATTCATCAAAGAAACAACCCTTCATAGCATATTTCGACAGACTGAAAAACTATTTGCTTAGTGGAGAACTTCTTTTCATTTTTTCAGGATATTCATTCTCCGACCAACATATCAACGAAATAATTTTCAATTGTTTACGACAAAATAATAGACTAACTGCATTGGTTTTCTTTTTCCAAGATGCTGAAGTAGAGAATTTACACAAACTAACATCTTCATATATGAATCTCATAGTCTTTGGACCAACAAAGGCTATTGTAAACGGCAATTTGGGAGAATGGCAATATTCAGCGGACGATTTAAAGCCAAATGAAAAATCAGAAACGTATTGGAATTCTGAAACCAATAAATTCAAACTTAGTGACTTCAATGAACTTGTAAACTTTCTTGTTTCCAATTCAGGAAAAAGAGAAGCAATAGAAAACATTACGAAATGA
- a CDS encoding metallophosphoesterase — translation MNDIIIHISDLHISDQSRTFGYANSDTYLTCNPSTQNLSFINQFLDKIKAYTCRNKYLVITGDITNIAEQIEFEEGERIISHILTELEIDSDRLLLIPGDHDAHRDSIKEELRKDNATDSLEFLNKIKFKNFNNFYKKFKKIDFEFDKIIFDTITIGNIVLLALNSNYKVNQNGGHGYIPIDILEEELKEIKKTFPYEELILCFHHNLEGEHEDSHFGQWEKENKKDLIALFERFNIKCILNGNEHTHNSKNLANREGIIISDSGVFSSKNSIDASFKIYEIIDSNNCLSLLNNIYVLHKVNGNTESNFGNWIKINSEEIKGLEKNSFEFRKLENLISVNPIDQLPENDEIETTVSNLVYQKSTALVKYENKDIQNKLYNIIKEKKLFHQGHFHWSETSRAHNWIDTAKLLENKEDLYFIKNSIIDVLEKMNLVKNTDLIIGLGYEGNIISSKTSIKYSIPYTYLPYSYRWEDHNDFENKLNFDNSKGKYRQVLLITDVVNDGRTIRKLVGKETREKKFFERVEKIIVVSLFYTGHKDVNINILNFDNLEEKDKIGDEIVNNIEFYTIKQLRIEKCPYGDDYKEKCFIMYDNLHCVHKFYSEKL, via the coding sequence ATGAATGATATAATTATACATATTTCTGATTTACATATTTCTGATCAAAGTAGGACATTTGGATATGCAAATTCAGATACATATTTGACTTGTAATCCTAGCACTCAAAATTTAAGTTTTATTAATCAATTTCTCGATAAAATAAAAGCTTATACATGTAGAAATAAATATTTAGTCATTACAGGAGACATTACCAATATTGCTGAACAAATTGAATTTGAAGAAGGAGAAAGAATTATCTCTCATATATTAACAGAGTTAGAAATTGATTCTGATAGATTATTATTAATTCCTGGTGATCATGATGCTCATAGAGATTCTATAAAAGAAGAACTTAGAAAAGATAATGCTACAGATTCACTTGAATTTTTAAATAAAATAAAATTTAAAAATTTTAATAATTTTTACAAAAAATTTAAAAAAATAGATTTTGAATTTGACAAAATAATTTTTGACACTATTACTATTGGGAATATCGTTTTGTTAGCTCTCAATTCAAATTATAAAGTTAATCAAAATGGTGGCCATGGTTATATACCAATAGATATTTTAGAGGAAGAATTAAAAGAAATCAAAAAAACTTTTCCTTACGAAGAATTAATATTATGTTTTCATCACAATCTTGAAGGAGAGCATGAAGATTCCCATTTTGGACAGTGGGAAAAAGAAAATAAAAAGGATCTAATTGCTCTTTTTGAAAGATTCAATATTAAATGTATCTTAAATGGTAATGAGCATACACATAATTCTAAAAATCTTGCAAATAGAGAAGGTATTATAATAAGTGATAGTGGTGTATTTAGTAGTAAAAACTCTATTGATGCTTCTTTCAAAATTTATGAAATTATTGATTCTAATAATTGTTTATCATTATTAAATAATATTTATGTATTGCATAAAGTAAATGGTAATACTGAATCAAATTTCGGAAATTGGATTAAAATTAATTCTGAAGAAATAAAAGGCTTAGAAAAAAATTCATTTGAATTTCGAAAATTGGAAAATCTTATTTCTGTAAACCCCATTGACCAGCTTCCTGAAAATGATGAAATTGAAACTACTGTTTCTAACTTAGTTTATCAGAAAAGTACAGCTCTTGTAAAATATGAAAACAAGGATATTCAAAATAAACTATACAATATTATCAAGGAAAAAAAATTATTCCATCAAGGTCATTTTCATTGGAGTGAAACTTCGCGTGCTCATAATTGGATTGATACAGCAAAGCTTTTAGAGAATAAGGAAGATTTGTATTTCATCAAAAATTCGATAATTGATGTCTTAGAGAAAATGAATTTAGTTAAAAATACAGATTTAATAATCGGTTTAGGATACGAAGGTAATATTATATCTAGTAAAACATCAATAAAATATTCTATTCCCTATACCTACCTTCCATATTCATATAGGTGGGAAGACCATAATGATTTTGAAAACAAACTAAATTTTGATAATTCCAAAGGTAAATATAGACAAGTTTTATTAATTACAGACGTTGTAAACGATGGTAGAACTATTAGAAAATTAGTGGGTAAAGAAACTAGAGAAAAAAAGTTTTTCGAGAGGGTTGAAAAAATAATTGTTGTATCATTATTTTACACTGGTCATAAAGATGTAAATATTAACATACTAAATTTTGACAACTTAGAAGAAAAAGACAAAATCGGTGATGAAATAGTTAATAATATTGAATTTTATACTATAAAACAGCTTAGAATTGAGAAATGCCCTTATGGAGATGATTATAAAGAAAAGTGCTTTATAATGTACGATAATTTACATTGTGTACATAAATTTTATTCTGAAAAATTATAA
- a CDS encoding KTSC domain-containing protein has protein sequence MDRQYIESSMIASIGFDPNTSTLEIEFKKNGAVWQYYDFPESTYYEFIGSVSVGKFFLAHIKGQYSENQVG, from the coding sequence ATGGACAGACAATATATAGAATCATCAATGATAGCGAGTATTGGGTTTGACCCTAATACTTCGACACTTGAAATAGAATTCAAAAAAAATGGTGCAGTATGGCAGTATTATGACTTTCCTGAAAGCACCTATTATGAGTTTATTGGAAGTGTTTCAGTAGGAAAATTCTTCTTGGCTCACATTAAAGGACAATACTCAGAAAACCAAGTTGGATGA
- a CDS encoding phospholipase D-like domain-containing protein, producing MNKTFTNLFFATALFSVSTYAQTIQESDYTLHYKDNKIEVTFNKDVSLKAFDGKTQTQKRIAQATNQNTFVLDSLNPAQVIKLEYTFNDDTSRTAKANYIVAKSASSGVMNVYFNHTVNNTLAQYQNAVNLADQLDNKLIDYINACQSTLDIAIYNSYSPDSSTGIAGAINSAYARGVKVRVIYDGSTSSVMIPLLNPAIPKLPSPTTSDYGIMHNKFVIFDADSSDPNTPWVWTGSTNWTAVQIDGPDKNNAIAIQDQALAQAYKIEFEEMWGSNSLTPNTTLSKFGPYKTDNTPHNFVIGGKVVNAYFSPSDGVTAKIVNVINSANTDIEIADMLITRDDIRDALINKYNSGLSTINAVFDSQNPTGNDFAALQTAIGTTKVVKYSGAGILHHKFMLVDNYNAGSDPQVLTGSHNWSTSAETRNDENTLIIHDKIVTDQYFQAFAYLYNFAGGVLNATEFAQQNHQLIAYPNPTADIAYIKSDSRTANQSGSYTVFNVAGNKVVEKHFTQLKDAPIDLTAYPKGLYFINLKIGDKTYQTKLLKK from the coding sequence ATGAACAAAACATTTACCAACTTATTTTTTGCAACCGCATTATTCAGTGTGAGCACTTACGCTCAGACGATTCAAGAATCAGATTACACCTTACATTACAAGGACAATAAAATAGAAGTAACCTTCAATAAAGACGTTTCTCTCAAAGCTTTTGATGGCAAAACTCAAACCCAAAAGAGAATTGCACAGGCAACGAACCAAAACACATTTGTGTTAGACAGCCTCAATCCTGCACAGGTTATCAAACTGGAATATACCTTTAATGACGATACTTCCAGAACTGCAAAAGCCAATTACATTGTAGCCAAATCAGCATCTAGTGGAGTGATGAATGTCTATTTCAATCATACCGTAAACAATACCTTGGCACAATATCAAAATGCTGTAAACTTGGCAGACCAACTGGATAACAAACTGATTGATTACATCAACGCTTGTCAAAGCACCCTAGATATTGCCATTTACAACAGTTACTCTCCAGATAGTTCTACTGGAATTGCAGGGGCAATCAACAGTGCGTATGCTCGTGGGGTAAAAGTAAGAGTAATCTATGACGGCAGCACTTCTAGTGTGATGATTCCTTTGCTCAATCCTGCCATTCCAAAATTACCTAGTCCTACAACGTCTGACTATGGTATTATGCACAATAAATTTGTCATTTTCGATGCCGACAGCTCAGACCCGAATACCCCTTGGGTGTGGACGGGTTCTACCAACTGGACTGCCGTTCAAATTGATGGTCCCGATAAAAACAATGCCATTGCTATTCAAGACCAAGCCTTAGCACAAGCTTATAAAATCGAGTTCGAAGAAATGTGGGGCTCAAATTCCCTCACACCAAATACCACCCTTTCTAAATTCGGACCATATAAAACAGACAATACCCCTCACAATTTTGTGATTGGGGGCAAAGTAGTCAATGCCTATTTCAGCCCTTCTGATGGGGTGACAGCCAAAATTGTGAATGTCATCAACTCAGCCAATACAGATATAGAAATTGCAGATATGCTCATCACTAGAGACGACATCCGCGATGCTTTAATCAATAAATACAATTCAGGTTTATCAACCATCAATGCAGTTTTCGATAGTCAAAACCCAACAGGAAATGATTTTGCAGCTTTACAGACTGCTATCGGAACAACAAAAGTGGTAAAATATTCAGGAGCTGGAATTCTCCACCATAAATTTATGTTGGTAGACAATTACAATGCCGGTTCAGACCCTCAAGTCTTGACAGGTTCTCACAACTGGTCCACTTCTGCAGAAACCAGAAATGATGAAAATACCCTTATCATTCACGATAAAATTGTAACCGACCAATATTTCCAAGCATTCGCTTACCTCTACAATTTCGCAGGGGGTGTTCTCAATGCCACAGAATTTGCACAGCAGAATCATCAACTCATTGCATATCCAAACCCAACAGCCGATATCGCTTACATCAAATCAGACAGTCGTACTGCCAACCAAAGTGGCTCATATACCGTTTTCAACGTAGCAGGAAACAAAGTCGTAGAGAAACATTTTACCCAACTGAAAGATGCTCCTATAGACCTTACAGCATATCCAAAAGGATTATACTTCATCAACCTAAAAATCGGAGACAAAACCTACCAGACAAAACTCCTCAAAAAATAA
- a CDS encoding SusC/RagA family TonB-linked outer membrane protein, whose translation MKNNLMFLGYLPISLGLTMLVSSYAYGQQRTVTGTVTSNQKPIAGVWVSQEGRDIVTQTNASGNYQLTIFGENAILIFRHPLYAETRVNVGNQNAINASLEKEKQIDEVVLNAGYYKVKERESTGSIAKVTAKEIENQPINNVLSAVQGRMPGVNIVQNSGAPGGGFEIQIRGRNSLRRAGNNPLYIVDGVPMISESPSNLSGTILPSSSINPLNTINPNEIESIEVLKDADATAIYGSRGSNGVVLITTKKALAGKLSVQLNQSYDISELASEMKMMNTEQYLSMRKQAFINSGITAYPANAYDINGTWNQSRYTDWQKEILGHKAERSNTQFTVGGGTERTKFMVNIGNSEESTVYGNDFKYRNFNLSNTVSHQSSDKRFEMSMYNLFAKQKNKQMNSDIARSAHWLAPNAPALYTSEGVLNWENNTFTNPLADYNATYINENLQFINNVKGRYTVLSGLDIQLNAGLNHQQFEEWSLIPHTIYNPSYGLNASSSQSYQNMQRRFSFILEPQVEYERTFGSHKLEMIVGASYQSNETKSGYLEGYGFDNNAFIQNIAVAQTKVIGDNLKTEYKYAAVYGRFNYNYQNKYIFNLTGRRDGSSRFGPKNKFANFGAVGMAWIFSKENFLQDSSWLSFGKLRASYGSSGSDNIGDYQYLNNFSTSLYFYNGTVGLTSSRLFNPNFSWEKTVKLEAAIELGFLQDKINFTGAFYRNTSSDQLVGYQLSTVTGFSSVTANLPATVENKGWEFQLATRPLSGTLKWNSDFNISFPTNKLLSFEGIEGSSYANTYNIGHSIYAIKLYHLEGINPQTGLYQFTDYNNDGKINAPNDNKIIEDIGVKYFGGWHNKFQYNNWELAFLLQFVKQKNRNYNYLMPIPGGMNNQPVEVLNVWSADNPAGMYMPYLATNNAAQVLFQNSDAAVSDASYVRLKNLQFSYKIPIRSEVFKTIQIYFQGQNLLTYTKYFGIDPEFNIAGFLPPLRTYSLGLSIKF comes from the coding sequence ATGAAAAATAATCTAATGTTTCTAGGCTATCTTCCGATAAGCTTAGGGCTAACCATGCTTGTTTCTAGCTATGCCTACGGACAACAAAGAACCGTCACGGGTACCGTGACAAGCAATCAAAAGCCCATTGCGGGAGTATGGGTTTCCCAAGAAGGAAGAGACATTGTTACCCAGACCAATGCTTCTGGCAACTACCAACTCACCATTTTCGGTGAAAATGCAATCCTCATTTTTAGACACCCACTTTATGCCGAAACTCGGGTAAATGTGGGCAACCAAAATGCAATAAATGCAAGTTTAGAAAAAGAAAAGCAAATAGATGAAGTCGTTTTAAATGCAGGTTATTACAAAGTAAAAGAACGCGAAAGTACAGGGAGCATAGCAAAAGTAACTGCCAAAGAAATCGAAAACCAACCTATAAACAATGTGCTTTCAGCAGTTCAGGGAAGAATGCCAGGAGTCAACATTGTTCAAAACAGCGGTGCCCCAGGTGGTGGTTTTGAGATTCAGATAAGAGGAAGAAATAGTTTAAGACGTGCAGGCAATAATCCACTATACATAGTAGATGGTGTGCCCATGATTTCAGAAAGCCCTTCTAATTTGTCAGGTACCATACTACCCAGTTCCTCAATTAACCCGCTTAATACCATTAATCCCAATGAGATTGAAAGCATAGAAGTCTTGAAAGATGCAGATGCCACTGCTATATATGGTTCAAGAGGCTCCAATGGTGTGGTGCTGATTACAACGAAGAAAGCTCTTGCAGGAAAACTGAGTGTACAGCTCAATCAGTCTTATGATATAAGCGAACTTGCTTCTGAAATGAAAATGATGAATACTGAACAGTATTTGTCCATGAGAAAACAGGCGTTTATCAATAGTGGAATCACTGCCTATCCCGCAAATGCTTATGACATCAATGGAACTTGGAATCAATCAAGATATACAGATTGGCAAAAAGAAATTTTGGGTCACAAAGCAGAACGGTCAAATACCCAATTCACTGTAGGGGGAGGGACGGAGAGAACCAAATTTATGGTGAACATAGGGAATAGTGAGGAATCAACCGTTTATGGAAATGATTTTAAATACAGGAATTTCAATTTATCAAATACGGTGTCCCATCAATCGAGTGATAAACGTTTTGAAATGAGCATGTATAATTTATTTGCCAAACAAAAGAATAAGCAGATGAATAGTGATATCGCTCGTTCTGCACATTGGTTAGCTCCTAATGCTCCAGCCCTATATACTTCAGAGGGAGTCTTAAACTGGGAAAATAATACGTTTACCAATCCATTAGCAGATTATAACGCAACCTATATCAATGAAAATCTTCAGTTTATAAATAATGTCAAAGGAAGATACACCGTTTTATCAGGGCTTGATATACAACTCAATGCAGGTTTAAATCATCAGCAGTTTGAAGAATGGTCATTAATTCCACACACCATCTATAATCCATCCTATGGTCTTAATGCATCCAGTTCTCAGTCCTACCAAAACATGCAGAGAAGATTTTCTTTTATTCTGGAACCACAAGTGGAATATGAGAGAACTTTCGGAAGCCATAAATTAGAAATGATAGTAGGAGCTTCGTATCAATCAAATGAAACCAAGTCTGGTTATTTAGAAGGATACGGATTTGATAACAATGCATTTATACAGAACATTGCAGTAGCACAGACCAAAGTCATCGGAGATAATTTAAAAACCGAATACAAATATGCTGCGGTCTATGGAAGGTTCAATTACAATTATCAAAACAAATATATCTTTAACCTTACGGGGCGTAGAGATGGCAGTAGTAGATTTGGACCAAAAAATAAATTTGCCAACTTTGGTGCAGTCGGTATGGCTTGGATTTTTTCAAAAGAAAATTTCTTGCAAGATAGCTCATGGCTAAGTTTTGGTAAACTCAGAGCCAGCTATGGAAGTTCAGGAAGTGATAATATTGGAGATTATCAATACTTAAATAATTTTTCTACTTCACTTTATTTCTATAATGGTACTGTAGGATTAACCTCAAGCCGACTGTTCAATCCTAATTTTAGTTGGGAAAAAACAGTAAAACTGGAAGCAGCAATAGAATTAGGATTTTTGCAAGACAAAATCAATTTTACAGGAGCCTTTTACCGCAATACATCATCAGACCAGTTAGTAGGCTACCAATTATCCACCGTCACAGGATTTTCATCCGTAACAGCTAATCTCCCCGCAACGGTAGAAAATAAAGGATGGGAGTTTCAATTAGCAACAAGACCACTTTCAGGGACATTAAAATGGAATTCAGATTTTAATATAAGTTTTCCCACCAATAAATTATTGTCCTTTGAGGGAATCGAAGGCTCTTCCTATGCCAATACATATAACATAGGTCATTCAATATACGCGATAAAGCTATATCATTTAGAAGGAATCAATCCGCAGACTGGGCTCTATCAGTTCACAGATTATAACAATGATGGGAAAATAAACGCGCCTAATGATAATAAAATTATAGAAGATATAGGAGTAAAGTATTTTGGGGGTTGGCATAATAAATTTCAATATAATAATTGGGAATTAGCTTTCCTTTTACAATTTGTAAAACAGAAAAATAGGAATTATAATTATTTAATGCCCATTCCAGGAGGAATGAATAATCAACCCGTAGAAGTGCTGAATGTATGGTCTGCTGATAATCCTGCAGGAATGTATATGCCTTATCTGGCAACAAATAATGCAGCACAGGTATTGTTTCAGAATAGTGATGCAGCAGTAAGCGATGCTTCCTATGTGAGACTGAAAAACCTTCAGTTTTCCTATAAAATACCGATACGTTCAGAGGTATTTAAAACGATACAAATCTATTTTCAAGGACAGAATCTACTGACGTATACCAAATATTTTGGTATAGATCCTGAATTTAATATTGCTGGATTTCTGCCTCCTTTAAGAACGTATTCTTTAGGCTTATCAATAAAATTTTAA